TGGAATTAAAATGGCCTAAACTCTAACGAACATAATGTATCACAGACTGAGTCTTCGATGAATTCAGGCTTGGAGAGAGGGAATTTGGAGACGCCATCTTGAAATAATAATTCCCACCTGATTGTCTCTAAAGATGTTTCAATAAATACGCATGCAGCCTGTCTTTCCAACGCTGGCATTTATGACATTAATATGCTATTTCCAGCAGCAGGCGCAGAGCCAGGCCGAACCAAATAGAACAAGGGGGAGCCGCAGGATTATACCAACTTATCAACAAATTTAGGGCATGGAAACCCGGTAGGTCAGTGCTAAAATTAGGGGCTGGTGCTTCAACGACAGCAGTCAAACTGCCGTGCATAAAGTCATGTAAAACCAGGGGATACActatcacaagggctggcagtAAAGACAAGGTTTCCATGGGTGACATTTAACGCCACACGTTGACTGAAGAGGCACTGTGCGTTACGCAGCGACAGCGCTGGATCATCACTGACCACAGCTGCGCAAATCATGAGTGTTTGGTAGCTCTTTAGAGACGCCATATGTAGTCTTCGGCTCCTTTGAGTTTTTACGTCtgtaaaactaattaaaaaaaatgtcttttttgacTATACCAAGCCAAGAGGGTCTTTTTAAAACGATAAAAACAGGCAAATCAGGCGAGGACGCAGATAGTAGGTCACCAATGGACGCCGAAGATAACCAGAATGAtgacgacgatgatgatgatgacaccGAGGACGTCCGCTTCATCCCAAGATGCTCCCCGGTGCCCAGAAAGCGAGGTGCGTCAATTTTCGATGAGACCGCTGAGTATATGCGGATCCACTTGGCGCTGTCCGCCGGGAAGAGAGTGTCATTTGCCGACACAACAGGTGGGGATTTGGTGGATGTGAAGGAATTTGTTGCCTTTGATTCGGACGATGAAGACTCTATTGCAAAGTGGGACGAAGAGGAGGCAAAGTATCGGAAGCCTGAGCTAGAGCCGATCTATCATGTGCTCCCAGAGTTTCATGCACCCACCGGTAATGCTCTGCTGCAGGCTGTGCGCACCAATAAAGTGGAGGTTGAGCAGATGTCTCCAGCTGAGAACGATCCTCTCGCCTTCACAGGGGTAATACGAGTGCTGAACATTTCCTTCCACAAAGCAGTTTATGTCAGATCGACAATGGACAATTGGGCCACTTACTTTGATCACCCAGCAGAGTATGTCCCGGGATCTCACGATGGAGAAACTGACAAGTTCTCCTTCAAGCTGTCTTTTGCGCCACCTTATACCACACATGGCTCTCGCATTGAGTTCGTTGTACGCTATGAAACCTCTGATGGTGATTACTGGGCTAATAACTCCTCTATGAACTATGTGGTGACTCTGCTCCTGACCTATGAAGATGATTCAGCTCATACAAACATCAACACACAGGAAATGAAAAGTATCCTGAAACCTCCAAAAGCTTACAGGTACATTTCCTGTCACACTTGTCAGTTAGACACCCCAGAGGACAAAGACTTAGAAGGGTATTTGTGTAATATTTTGCCCAGTCTCTGCCTCCCATGCCTTTTATCCGAAACATCCACAGAATTATAAGGTCACCATCAAGCCTCAGTCAGTTTAAGGTCCTCAAAAGCTGTCCATCCTATTAATCAGAAGAGAAATGCGGAGGCTCATAGACCAAAAAGGttttactgaaaaaaagggataaTTTCTATATTAGTTAAGTAATTATAAAAAGAGATACGGATGCCACAAAGGTAGGGGCTGTGCAACAGCTACAAAACTATACCTGCTTACTAATTCACTGAGAGGTTTATGCCTGGAATGAGTATTCAGCTCAATGTAGTGGTTCTGCCCAGAGAGTGCATCTAGCCCAGAAAGAACTCAAACAGAGCAGGCTGTTCATAAGAAAAGTGGTTCGGTCTGTTGCATAATCAAAGTACAAGGACAACAGGAAAGCTACCTAGATGAGTTCACAAAGTTTTCCCATTACTAGTTTTACCTTTTACAATCACAGCCTGTAGCAAGGTACAGGAAGAGATTTTTGGAAGAACACTCCCTGCTCAGTGTATCAATCACCCAGCGGTGTCTGAGGCATTCAGAATAGGAAAAGGGCAGGTGTCGTTTTCAGCCGTGGCGTTTCCCTGCACTAAAATTTACCTCTGACCTTTTCTATTGGAGTCATCAGGGGAGCAAAACCATTTCAAAGGAACGGATTGGCTCCTCTCCTTTTTGTAATTAAAGGCTGGCACACAGACCCTTTTTGCTTCATTCGCTACTCCATTAAACTCAGCTAATCCCCTGATTTACT
This region of Maylandia zebra isolate NMK-2024a linkage group LG20, Mzebra_GT3a, whole genome shotgun sequence genomic DNA includes:
- the ppp1r3f gene encoding protein phosphatase 1 regulatory subunit 3A isoform X3; protein product: MSFLTIPSQEGLFKTIKTGKSGEDADSRSPMDAEDNQNDDDDDDDDTEDVRFIPRCSPVPRKRGASIFDETAEYMRIHLALSAGKRVSFADTTGGDLVDVKEFVAFDSDDEDSIAKWDEEEAKYRKPELEPIYHVLPEFHAPTGNALLQAVRTNKVEVEQMSPAENDPLAFTGVIRVLNISFHKAVYVRSTMDNWATYFDHPAEYVPGSHDGETDKFSFKLSFAPPYTTHGSRIEFVVRYETSDGDYWANNSSMNYVVTLLLTYEDDSAHTNINTQEMKSILKPPKAYSMNNDSEDELEKEEEEAGTSEARPGLLRPTPVCPIIVKPEIDVELIEASATT